Proteins co-encoded in one Acidisarcina sp. genomic window:
- a CDS encoding bifunctional enoyl-CoA hydratase/phosphate acetyltransferase, with amino-acid sequence MDLGFIESKTYDEISIGDTARTEHVLTADDAMAFASICGFDSVLNSEQLIERTGGVPPTGPNMWCASLISGLFSMNIPGPGCTLTNVSLSFQNRIRVGERILVKVQVTSKEEATKSVHFDCEATSSDGKPIFSGNAQLIAPPVKLRWSTLPVPQLTVHDPYRRYHTLIARATSKPTVKTAVVWPCDKVSLGGCMQAFRDKLIVPVLVGPADRIRSLAESMKIDLGDVQIVDVAESRTAAVKGVELARKGEVQMLMKGSLHTDELMSAVVSREGGMRTGRRISHVFALDVPAYHKTLFVTDAAINIQPDLETKISILQNAIDMMTTLEVPNPKVAILSAVESVNPAIPSTLDAAALCKMVDRGQITGAIVDGPLAFDNAISSDAARIKKINSPVAGDVDLLMVPNLEAGNILFKQLQYLAGALAAGVVVGAKVPIVLTSRADGELARMASCALGVLLAKPAPVLA; translated from the coding sequence ATGGATTTGGGGTTTATTGAGAGCAAGACATACGACGAAATTTCAATTGGTGATACCGCCCGGACAGAGCATGTTCTGACCGCGGATGACGCGATGGCCTTTGCCTCAATTTGTGGATTCGACTCTGTTCTGAATTCTGAGCAGCTTATCGAGCGTACGGGAGGAGTGCCTCCCACCGGACCAAACATGTGGTGCGCGTCGTTGATCTCCGGCCTCTTCAGCATGAATATTCCAGGTCCCGGATGCACGCTTACCAACGTATCGCTCTCCTTCCAAAATCGCATCCGCGTTGGAGAACGCATCCTCGTCAAGGTGCAGGTTACTTCCAAGGAGGAGGCTACGAAAAGCGTCCACTTTGATTGCGAGGCAACTAGTAGTGATGGCAAACCTATCTTCTCGGGCAACGCTCAGCTCATCGCACCGCCTGTAAAGCTTCGCTGGTCCACGCTGCCGGTTCCCCAGTTGACTGTGCACGATCCTTATCGGCGCTACCATACCCTGATCGCCCGTGCGACATCCAAGCCCACGGTTAAGACAGCGGTTGTCTGGCCATGCGACAAGGTATCGCTCGGCGGCTGCATGCAGGCATTTCGGGATAAGTTGATTGTGCCGGTGTTGGTTGGCCCTGCTGACAGAATCCGCAGCCTTGCAGAGTCCATGAAGATTGACCTGGGCGACGTCCAGATCGTGGATGTTGCCGAAAGCCGCACGGCTGCCGTGAAGGGGGTTGAGCTGGCTCGTAAGGGAGAGGTTCAGATGCTCATGAAGGGCTCCCTGCACACCGATGAACTCATGAGCGCCGTAGTTTCACGCGAAGGCGGAATGCGCACGGGACGCCGCATCAGCCACGTGTTTGCCCTGGACGTGCCGGCCTATCACAAGACGCTCTTCGTCACCGATGCGGCCATCAACATCCAGCCGGACCTGGAGACCAAGATCAGCATCCTGCAGAACGCGATCGACATGATGACAACGCTCGAGGTGCCGAATCCGAAGGTCGCCATCTTGTCGGCGGTCGAGTCCGTAAACCCGGCCATCCCGTCCACCCTCGATGCCGCCGCCCTCTGCAAGATGGTCGATCGCGGACAGATCACCGGAGCTATCGTCGATGGTCCACTGGCCTTCGACAATGCTATTTCAAGCGATGCCGCACGGATCAAGAAGATCAACTCTCCCGTTGCAGGCGATGTCGATCTGCTGATGGTCCCCAATCTGGAAGCCGGAAATATCCTCTTTAAGCAGCTCCAATATCTGGCGGGTGCATTGGCAGCGGGAGTCGTGGTGGGAGCCAAGGTTCCAATCGTGCTGACCAGCCGCGCCGACGGAGAGCTGGCCCGAATGGCAAGTTGCGCCCTCGGCGTTCTGCTCGCTAAACCCGCCCCGGTCCTGGCCTAG